In Prionailurus viverrinus isolate Anna unplaced genomic scaffold, UM_Priviv_1.0 scaffold_48, whole genome shotgun sequence, the following proteins share a genomic window:
- the LOC125159242 gene encoding odorant-binding protein-like: MKILLLLLGVVLVCDGHLPLPDEHLPLPDGHLPLWDNLAKLSGEWNTLLVAATNFDKISNGPFHGYMRKVDVDIPNGRMVFKFSVMMNGLCTEKSAVGTIGRDKFINIGYAGQNNLKILHYTSHSIIVHNVNVDSEGTTTEMLGLLGRRLHPDNHDFAKFRELMRGNNIPEENLIDMSKTEKCPKNERGTNSS; this comes from the exons ATGAAGATTCTACTCTTACTTCTTGGAGTCGTTCTGGTTTGTGACGGCCACCTACCTTTACCAGACGAGCACCTACCTTTACCGGACGGCCACCTACCTTTATGGGACAACCTTGCAAAG CTTTCAGGAGAATGGAACACGCTTTTGGTCGCAGCCACCAACTTTGACAAGATAAGCAACGGCCCATTCCACGGTTATATGCGCAAAGTTGATGTGGACATACCAAATGGCAGAATGGTCTTCAAGTTTTCTGTCAT gatgaACGGACTGTGCACAGAAAAGTCTGCCGTGGGAACCATTGGGCGTGACAAGTTTATCAATATTGGTT ATGCGGGTCAAAATAATCTCAAGATTCTTCATTACACCTCACATTCTATCATAGTACATAATGTCAACGTGGACAGCGAAGGAACCACCACAGAAATGCTGGGATTGCTTG GCAGAAGACTTCATCCTGACAACCACGATTTTGCAAAGTTCAGGGAGTTGATGAGAGGAAACAATATTCCTGAAGAAAATCTTATAGATATGAGCAAAACTG AGAAGTGTCCTAAAAATGAGAGGGGCACCAACTCGTCCTGA